DNA sequence from the Candidatus Hydrogenedentota bacterium genome:
GAGAACGCGGCGGCGGGACACGTGAACGTGTCGGGCCGTCCGTTGATCTTCATCGAGCCGGAAGGCGAGCACGCGGCAGCGGCGGTGACGGCGGGGCTTTCGATGACCGGGCTTCGCGCCGCGAACTTTTCGTCCGGGCAGGGCATCGCCTACATGCATGAGTCGTTGTACGCGGCGGTCGGCAAGCGCCTGACGTATGTGCTGAACATGGGGTGCCGCGCGATGACGAAGGCGTCGCTAAACGTACATGCGGGGCACGACGACTACCACTGCGTGGACGACACGGGGTTCTTCCAGGTGTTCGGCAAGTCGGCGCAGGAGGTCTGCGACCTGAACATCATCGCGCACCGGATTGCGGAGCTGTCGCTGAACCCTGGCATCGTTGCACAGGACGGGTTCCTGACGACGCACTTGATCGAGTCGCTGATGGTGCCGGAACGCGAGTTGATCCGCGAGTACCTTGGATCGCCGGGCGACATCATCGACACGCCGACGCCGGCGCAGCGGATCATCTTCGGGCCGAGACGGCGGCGCATTCCGGAATTGTGGGACGTCGACAATCCGGTAATGGCGGGCGTGGTGCAGAACCAGGATTCGTACATGCAGAGTGTGGCCGCGCAGCGGCCATTCTTCTTCGATCACATCGCGCAGATCACCGACGAGGCGATGGACGATTTTTACGCGCTCACGGGGCGGCGATACAGCCGTGTGGCGACGTATCGCTGTGAAGACGCCGATTACCTGATCATCGGCCAGGGCAGCGTGGTGAGCAGCGCGGAAGCGGTCGCCGACTATTTGCGCGAAACGCGCAAGATCAAGATCGGTGTCATCAACATGACGATGTTCCGTCCATTCCCCGGCGATCTATTGTGCAAAATCATCGCGGGGCGCAAGGGCGTGACGGTGCTCGAGCGCACAGACCAGCCGCTTGCATCGGACCTGCCGCTGATTCGCGAGGTGCGCGCGGCGATCGGCAAGTGCCTCGAAAACGGCCGCGCCGGCAAGGGCGAATTGCCGTATCCCGATCATCCGGTGTATCGCAAGGCGGATGAAGTGCCGCCGTTGTACTCGGGATCGTTCGGGTTGGGCAGCCGCGATTTGCAGCCGGAGGGCATCATCGGCGCGGTCGAGAACATGATCGAGGGCGGCGCGAAGAAACGTTTCTACTACCTGAGCGTGGACTTCGTGCGCGACAAGGCGTACACGCCGAAACAGGAAATCTATCAACAGGAGATTCTCGACGCGTATCCGCGCATCAAGGAACTCGCGGTCCACGGCAGCGAGAATCCGAACCTCATGCCGAAGGACAGCATCACGGTGCGCATGCACTCGATCGGCGGGTGGGGCGCGATCACGACGGGCAAGAACCTGGCGATGACGCTCTTCGACTTGTTGAACCTGCACGTGAAGGCCAACCCAAAGTACGGTTCGGAGAAGAAAGGCCAGCCAACGACGTATTACCTGTCCGCGGCGCCGGAACCGATTCGCATCAATTGCGAATACTTCTACGTTGACGTTGTGCTATCGCCGGACCCGAACGTGTTCCACCACTCGAATCCTCTTGCGGGATTGAAAAAGGGCGGCGTGTTCATCATCCAGAGCGATCTCGATTCGCCCGAGGCGACGTGGAAGGCGATTCCGCCGCGATTCCAGAAGGTGATCGTTGACAACGACATTCGCGTGTTCTACCTCGATGCGTTCAAGATCGCGCGCGAGGAAGCGGGCGATCCCGAGTTGCAGTACCGCATGCAGGGCATCGCATTCCAGGGCGCGTTCTTTGCGGCATCAAGCGTGATGGAGCAGGCGAAACTTACGGAAGAAACGTTGTTTAAAGCGATCCGCGCACAACTCGAGAAGAAATTCGGTGCGAAGGGCGCTCGGGTTGTTGAAGGCAACGTTCGCGTGGTGCAGCGCGGGTTCGTCGAGCTGAAAGAGATCGTGGACAAGCGGGTCCTCGTGGAGAACAACGGCCCGCGCAAGGCGCCGCTGCTGCCCGCCGCGCTGAAGGAACTCCCCGCGAGCGATGCGCGCGCAACGGACGTTCACCGGTTCTGGGAACAGACCGGCAACTTCTATTTGACCGGAAAGGGCAACGATAACCTGGTTGACCCCTTTATTGGTCTCAGCGTGATTCCGGTCGCCACGGGCGTGTTCCGCGACATGACGCAGATTCGTTTCGAACACCCCAACTGGGTGCCCGAGAACTGCACTGCGTGCGGAAAGTGCTACACGGTCTGTCCGGACAGCGCGATTAGTGGGCTGGTGCATTCGGCGCCGGACATCTTCGGCACGGTCGTGCAGCGCATCGAGAAGCACGGACACCCGGTGAAACACCTTCGCAAGGCGCTGCGCACGACGGAGACATTGCTGCAGACGCGACTTTCCTCGGAAGGCGAGAAGGCGGACGTGAACCGTCTCATTCGGGACGCCGTCGCGGATACCTGCGCGGAAATCGGACAGGATGACGAGGCACGCTCGGAGATTGAAGCGGAGTTTGAATTGTTCCTAAAAGAACTTGGCAGCTTCCGGTTTTCGATAACGAAGCCGTACTACATCCAACGTGAAAAGTCCATCGCCGGCAGCGGCGGGCTGCTGTCAATCACGGTCGACCCGTATGCGTGCAAGGGTTGCAACGAGTGTGTGCGCGTGTGCGAGGACGACGCGCTGCGGACGGTGACGCAGACGGCGGAGACTACGGCGCGCCTCAACGCGGAGTGGGACTTCTGGCAGTCGCTGCCGACAACGCCGCCGGACTTCATCCGCATAGAAAGTCTGGAAGAGAAGATCGGGGCGCTCGAGACGCTGTTGCTCGACAAGCGGAACTTCAAATCGACGGTTGGCGGCGACGGCGCCTGCCTGGGCTGCGGCGAGAAGACGGTTGTGCACTTGTTCACGGCGACCGTCGAGGCGCTGATGCAGCCGCGCGTTAAGAAACAGGTCGAGCGGATTAGCGAACTCATTCTGCGCCTCGAGACGCACATTCGCATGAAGATGGCGAGCACACTGAACCTGGGCGACGTTGCGGCGATCGATCAGGCGTTGACAAACCTACGCGACCAGGACGTTACGCTATCGAGCATCGCCGCGTCGCTCGACGCGGACCATGCGGGCAAGACGATCGACGCGGATTGGCTCCTGTTCGTGACGCACCTGCTCGATAGACTGCGCCAGTTGAAGTGGCAGTATACGGAAGGCGTGACGAAGCGCGGCCGGGCGACAATGGGGATGATCAACTCGACGGGATGCACGTCGGTATGGGGTTCGACGTATCCGTACAACCCGTACCCGTTCCCGTGGGCAAACCACTTGTTCCAGGACTCGACATCGATGGCGCTCGGCGTGTTCGAGGGCCACATGGCGAAGATGGCCGAGGGGTTCAAGGCCATTCGTATGGCCGAACTTGAGCTCGCGGGCGAATACAACGCGAAGAAGTACGAAGAATTCTTCACGTATTTCGACTGGCGCCAGTTTACGGACGAGGAGTTTCATCTCTGCCCGCCGGTGGTTGCAGTCGGCGGCGACGGCGCGATGTACGACATCGGGTTCCAGAACCTGTCGCGCATGATGATGACGGGCAAGCCGGTGAAGGTGCTGATTCTCGATACGCAGGTGTACTCGAACACGGGCGGCCAGGCGTGCACATCCGGGTTTATGGGCCAGATATCCGATATGGCCCAATACGGAAAAGCGATCAAGGGCAAAGAGGAAATCCGCAAGGAGATCGGCTTGATCGGCATGGCGCACCGCACGACGTACGTGCTGCAGGGGAGCATGTCGAACACGACGCACCTAATCGAAGGGTTTATCGACGGGCTGAATGCACGGCGTCCGGCGCTGTTCAATATTTACGCGCCGTGCATGCCGGAACACGGCATCGGCGACGACGTGGCGCAACTGCAGAGCAAGCTCGCGGTCGAATCGCGCGCGTATCCAATCTTCCGCTACAACCCGGACAAGGGCATAACGCCGCCGGAATGCTTCGACCTCGAA
Encoded proteins:
- a CDS encoding 2-oxoacid:acceptor oxidoreductase family protein, which gives rise to MDGNTAVIMCERESTDGAGAYPITPSTQMGEYWAENAAAGHVNVSGRPLIFIEPEGEHAAAAVTAGLSMTGLRAANFSSGQGIAYMHESLYAAVGKRLTYVLNMGCRAMTKASLNVHAGHDDYHCVDDTGFFQVFGKSAQEVCDLNIIAHRIAELSLNPGIVAQDGFLTTHLIESLMVPERELIREYLGSPGDIIDTPTPAQRIIFGPRRRRIPELWDVDNPVMAGVVQNQDSYMQSVAAQRPFFFDHIAQITDEAMDDFYALTGRRYSRVATYRCEDADYLIIGQGSVVSSAEAVADYLRETRKIKIGVINMTMFRPFPGDLLCKIIAGRKGVTVLERTDQPLASDLPLIREVRAAIGKCLENGRAGKGELPYPDHPVYRKADEVPPLYSGSFGLGSRDLQPEGIIGAVENMIEGGAKKRFYYLSVDFVRDKAYTPKQEIYQQEILDAYPRIKELAVHGSENPNLMPKDSITVRMHSIGGWGAITTGKNLAMTLFDLLNLHVKANPKYGSEKKGQPTTYYLSAAPEPIRINCEYFYVDVVLSPDPNVFHHSNPLAGLKKGGVFIIQSDLDSPEATWKAIPPRFQKVIVDNDIRVFYLDAFKIAREEAGDPELQYRMQGIAFQGAFFAASSVMEQAKLTEETLFKAIRAQLEKKFGAKGARVVEGNVRVVQRGFVELKEIVDKRVLVENNGPRKAPLLPAALKELPASDARATDVHRFWEQTGNFYLTGKGNDNLVDPFIGLSVIPVATGVFRDMTQIRFEHPNWVPENCTACGKCYTVCPDSAISGLVHSAPDIFGTVVQRIEKHGHPVKHLRKALRTTETLLQTRLSSEGEKADVNRLIRDAVADTCAEIGQDDEARSEIEAEFELFLKELGSFRFSITKPYYIQREKSIAGSGGLLSITVDPYACKGCNECVRVCEDDALRTVTQTAETTARLNAEWDFWQSLPTTPPDFIRIESLEEKIGALETLLLDKRNFKSTVGGDGACLGCGEKTVVHLFTATVEALMQPRVKKQVERISELILRLETHIRMKMASTLNLGDVAAIDQALTNLRDQDVTLSSIAASLDADHAGKTIDADWLLFVTHLLDRLRQLKWQYTEGVTKRGRATMGMINSTGCTSVWGSTYPYNPYPFPWANHLFQDSTSMALGVFEGHMAKMAEGFKAIRMAELELAGEYNAKKYEEFFTYFDWRQFTDEEFHLCPPVVAVGGDGAMYDIGFQNLSRMMMTGKPVKVLILDTQVYSNTGGQACTSGFMGQISDMAQYGKAIKGKEEIRKEIGLIGMAHRTTYVLQGSMSNTTHLIEGFIDGLNARRPALFNIYAPCMPEHGIGDDVAQLQSKLAVESRAYPIFRYNPDKGITPPECFDLEGNPEIEIDWPTFRIPYLDENGAKSEMEVPMTFADFAVTEGRFRKQFRTAPRDTWNENMVPLHEFIGLSAEEREGKFPYIWATDKKQRIIRVIPSQVVVDSCEERRSFWRMLKSVAGIRKEIDPEEIAQKVRLEMAARLAGRLLEMAGGGPMAAVEALMAPPAAEQEAAPAAGPTAAVGAPVAAKPTTASGNGYIAPYITSSECTACDECIKINNKIFAYNEQKKAYVKDPKGGPYRDLVRAAEKCTAQVIHPGMPADRSEKDIDKLIKRAKKYL